The Hippoglossus hippoglossus isolate fHipHip1 chromosome 2, fHipHip1.pri, whole genome shotgun sequence genome includes a region encoding these proteins:
- the LOC117774935 gene encoding leucine-rich repeat-containing protein 3-like yields MGASRWCSSSVKPPSCASLVGTLCLLSSVMPASACPKTCHCTERNGVVVQCTSRNLESIPPNLPHDTVVLLLSSNRIKHVTKEAFIDLRRLRELDLSHNAIESVEAGAFQGISEGLRSLDLSNNHLSSLPKDTFAKLHARIRLSHNPWHCECSLQEVLRELRLDPETINEVSCYTSVQEEYVGQPVIQVLDSGINFCNFHHKTTDVAMFVAMFCWFSMVTAYIIYYIKHNQEDARRHMEYLKSLPSTSHVSKDYDTASSVL; encoded by the coding sequence ATGGGGGCCTCTCGATGGTGCAGTTCATCCGTAAAACCTCCTTCCTGTGCTTCTCTAGTGGGAACACTGTGCCTCCTGTCGTCCGTCATGCCTGCGTCTGCCTGCCCTAAGACCTGTCACTGCACGGAGAGAAACGGCGTGGTGGTGCAGTGCACCTCGCGCAACCTGGAGAGCATCCCGCCGAACTTGCCCCATGACACTGTTGTCCTCTTGCTTTCGTCCAACCGCATCAAACACGTCACAAAGGAGGCGTTCATAGACCTCCGCCGCCTCAGGGAGCTGGACTTATCTCACAACGCCATCGAGAGCGTGGAGGCCGGCGCCTTCCAGGGGATTTCAGAAGGCCTGCGGAGCTTGGATCTTTCAAACAACCACCTCAGCAGCCTCCCGAAGGACACGTTCGCCAAGCTCCACGCTCGTATCCGCCTCTCCCACAACCCCTGGCACTGCGAGTGCTCTTTGCAGGAGGTGCTGAGGGAGCTGAGGCTGGACCCCGAGACCATCAACGAGGTCAGCTGCTACACGTCGGTGCAGGAGGAGTACGTGGGACAACCGGTGATCCAGGTCCTGGACTCGGGGATCAACTTTTGCAACTTCCACCACAAGACGACAGACGTGGCCATGTTTGTGGCCATGTTCTGCTGGTTCTCTATGGTGACGGCGTACATCATTTACTACATCAAACACAACCAGGAGGACGCCAGGAGGCACATGGAGTATTTAAAGTCGCTGCCCAGCACCTCGCACGTCAGCAAGGACTACGACACGGCCAGCAGTGTGCTCTAG
- the LOC117774834 gene encoding poly(rC)-binding protein 3-like, with translation MEPIKVQSEGGLNVTLTIRLLMHGKEVGSIIGKKGETVKKMREDSGARINISEGNCPERIVTITGPTDAIFKAFAMIAYKFEEDIINSMSNSPATSKPPVTLRLVVPASQCGSLIGKGGSKIKEMRESTGAQVQVAGDMLPNSTERAVTISGAPEAIIQCVKQICVVMLESPPKGATIPYRPKPASTPVIFSGGQVRADPLGASTANLSLLLQHQPLPAYTIQGQYAIPHPDQLSKLHQLAMQQTPFTPLGQTTPAFPAAGLDASNQASTHELTIPNDLIGCIIGRQGTKINEIRQMSGAQIKIANAMEGSSERQITITGTPANISLAQYLINARFRDVAAMWNDPSSMTTS, from the exons ATGGAGCCCATTAAGGTCCAATCAGAGGGTGGACTGAATGTGACCCTCACCATCCGGCTGCTGATGCACGGaaag gaggTTGGAAGCATCATAGGAAAG aaaGGAGAAACGGTGAAGAAAATGCGTGAAGAC aGCGGAGCCCGTATCAACATCTCAGAGGGAAACTGCCCTGAGCGGATAGTCACCATCACCGGGCCGACAGACGCGATCTTCAAGGCCTTTGCCATGATCGCCTACAAGTTTGAGGAG GATATAATCAATTCCATGAGCAACAGTCCAGCCACCAGTAAACCGCCCGTCACCCTGAGGCTCGTCGTCCCGGCCAGCCAGTGCGGCTCCCTCATCGGGAAGGGAGGCTCCAAAATCAAAGAAATGAGAGAG TCCACAGGGGCTCAGGTGCAGGTTGCAGGGGACATGCTCCCCAACTCCACCGAGCGGGCGGTGACGATCTCCGGGGCCCCAGAGGCCATCATCCAGTGTGTCAAGCAGATCTGTGTGGTGATGCTGGAG tCCCCACCGAAAGGTGCCACCATCCCCTACCGCCCCAAGCCTGCCTCCACCCCTGTCATTTTTTCAGGTGGCCAGGTAAGAGCAGACCCACTGGGGGCGTCCACAGCCAACCTCAGCCTCTTACTGCAGCACCAGCCACTGCCT GCTTATACCATTCAAGGACAGTACGCCATCCCTCATCCTGAC CAGTTGAGCAAGCTCCACCAGTTGGCTATGCAGCAAACCCCCTTTACCCCCCTCGGACAGACCACCCCTGCCTTCCCCG CAGCAGGTCTGGATGCCAGTAACCAGGCCAGTACTCATGAACTCACCATTCCCAATGAT CTAATAGGCTGCATAATCGGACGCCAGGGAACCAAAATCAACGAGATCCGTCAGATGTCTGGGGCGCAGATCAAAATTGCTAACGCCATGGAAGGGTCATCGGAGCGCCAGATCACCATCACAGGGACCCCCGCCAACATCAGCCTGGCCCAGTACCTCATCAACGCAAG GTTCAGAGACGTGGCGGCCATGTGGAACGACCCATCTTCCATGACCACATCCTGA